TCCCACAACTTGGGGCGGCCGCGATTCGTTGGCATCCGCAACCATCGCCACTTTGTGGGATTTGCGAAACTGACAGAATCGAAAGGAATGTCCGTCGCTTTCTTTTCCGTATCGATACGGCAATCTCGTTTCGTAAGATTGCAATTCCATCGGTGCGTGCCCGATTTGCAAGCGGGCGTCTGCGGTGTAATCCGCAGACTCAAAGATCAACAGCACGATTCCAGATTCTACGGCTTCTTGTAGCCGTGAATCCGTTTTCAGATCGGCGATGGTAGCCACGGGCGTGTTGCCGACGTGGGCTTTTAAGTTGCCCGCAAACCGCACGTTCGTCGCCACAATCAACTGCGGTGCATCCGGAAGCGCCGCAACCTGGTCTGCCACACGATCAAATGGCATGTTCAACCACGAATAGTCGCCACGCACCGACGCTGACATCGTGCGTCCGACCAGAACGGTCAAGACCGACGCCGCAAAAATCCCAGCCGTGGTCAGAATCCTCGCACCACCGATCTGCGAAACGACACTACGGTTTGAATCGCCAATTCGCGTATCACCAAACGGTGTCAATCGCAGCACCAGGTAGGCTGGCAACAAGAATAAAAACGGTTGCAGCCAGTGGTTTTTTGTTTCAACGGCGTTACCCGACATCACCAACATCAACAGAACCGCAGCGATACCGATCATCGACCGCTCGACGAGTTTCGTAGTGGCCAACAATTCTTTGGACACCAAGGCGTTTGGTTTAGTGGTCGATGCCGGCTTCCACACCCACTTCAACCAATGATCACGAAACGCAATTGCAAAGACCGCGATCGTCACGCTGCAACACGAAAAGGTCGAACCGGCCAGTCGTATCAATCCGGTGCTGACACGGTCACCCAGCGTCATTGCTTCGCGAGGCAACAATTGGGTCAGTGCTTTCGACGATGCCGTATCCAAGTTCTGGATTGCCCACCAAAAATGGGGACCAACCAAAACCGCCGCGATCACGATGCTGAACAGAATTCGCGGATCGAGAATGCGTTTGCGAAAGTCTTCGATCGACAGTGCAGCAGCAATGAAAGCAACCAAAACGATGGCAAAGTTGTACTTAAACAACAATCCTGCCGCGGTTGCCAATCCGATCACGGCGTAGTTCGCCAGCGTTGGCCGTTTGTAAACGTTGACGATCGCCAACATCAACCATGACGCGGCAAACAGTGCGGCAACCGTGTGCGAGAGATCGCGATGACTTTCCCAAGCGATCTGCGGCATCGTCAACATTGCAGCGGACGCGACAATACCGGCGAACCGATTCGCTGTGGCGCGAGCGATGGAAAAGTAAACGCAAACGTAAGTCAGAAGCAGAAAAAAGTTTTTCAACAGCGGCAGCGCGAACGAAGCTTTTCCGACGATCGTCAGCAATGGGATTTGCAGCCACGTGTACAGCGGCGGTTGACCGTTGTAGCCGATCTGCCAGCCTTGTGACAAATAGACCTGTTCGGCCTCGTCATACGTCAGCGACGATGACAACATCCCGCGCACGATCACGTGCATTGCAAAATAGACGATCAATACAAGCGGAAAACGGATATCGTTTTCGGCGAGCCAGCGCAATGGTTTCATGCTGCGTTTCTACGTGGCGTATCAATGTCGGTTGACGTGAAAATTTTGGGCGACGAGTTACGGCTGACTGCACCGCTTTGCTGAGACTGATGAATCACATAGTTACCTTGGCCCGGCAGTTCCATGTAGATCCGAGACACCATTTCGGCCAAGATGCCAATCGCAATCAACTGCACCGCCGTGCATAACGCAAAGGCACCCACGATCAACATTGGTCGGTTGCCAATGTCTTGGCCCAAGCCAAACTTCGCAAATCCAACGATCGACAACATCGCCGTTCCGATCGCAGCCAGCACCAAACCAATCGAGCCGAAAAAGTGGCCGGGTCGCGCTCGGTAACGCATGAAAAACAGCACCGACAACAAGTCCAACACGACGCGAAACGTGCGTGAGATGCCGTACTTTGATTGACCGAACTGACGTGCGTGATGTCGAACGCCGATCTCACCAATGCGATCCGGCGATGTGATCTTGGCAACCCAGGCGGGGATGAACCGATGCATCTCGCCGACAAGCTTGACGTCGCGAATGACTTCGCCGCGATAGACTTTGAGGCTGCATCCGTAATCGTGAATCTTGACGCCGGTCACATGACCGATCAAACGGTTGGCAATCCAAGACGGAATCTTACGAAGGATGAATGCGTCCTGGCGTCGCTCGCGACGACCGCACAATAGATCCAAGTCGTTGTCTTTCAGATGACGAACCATCCGAGGAATATCGGCGGGGTCGTTTTGCAGGTCACCGTCGATTGTGGCAACAAATCGGCCGCGTGACGCGTCAATGCCGGCTTGCATGGCGGCAGTCTGACCGAAATTTCGCCGCAATGAGATGACGTTTGTGGGGATGGATGACGTCTGGCACGCCTTCACTGCGGCGGCGTAAGTCCCATCCAAGCTGCCATCATCGACCAATACGATCTCGCATGTTTCAGCAGCGTACGGTTCACCAGCGGACTTTTCAGCAGCATTCTGGACGCCGACAAGAGCCGATTCGATTTGCGCAACCAACGGTCCAACAGATTCGGATTCGTTGTACAGCGGGACGACAATCGACAGTTCGACGCACCCCGGATCGGAGTTCGACATTCGCAAGGCTCGGGCGCGAGGGAGAAACTAAAAGCTTTCGCACCCGCGTCGTTAACAAATCTTCACTGCAACCAGCAATAGGAATCAAAAAATCGCCAATCCCCAAAAACGGTTAGCGAGGAAACAGCGGCGAGACTTCCTGGCCAAGGTCTTTGATGTCGGTGTCTCCGATGAAGATGTAGCCCGCATTGGGGCACGCATCACAATCGGCGGGCGAGAAATTTTCTACTGCCGTGGTGATCACCAACTTCAACTGGCCTTCGAAGGGCATCAGGGCAGGACAGGTGTTCTGAGGCGACCCGGGGGTTTGCCAAGTGCAACGAAGTTCGCCGGAATTCAGATCGTACAACCGAGTCTGACCGAACGGGGCAACGCCAGGATGGAACATTGCCACGATGATGCCAGTCCCGTCGGGCGTCACGATCATGCCATCGGGAACGGCCGGGTCACCTTCGAAATCGATCACGGTGGTGGGGTCGCCCAACGTACCAGCGGCAATATCCAAATCGTAACGGACAATTTTGCGAGTGGGCGAGTCGATATCCAGCAGTGATAGCTTGCCGTCTTCGCCTTTTAGGATCGCCTTGCCGTTGCTGCAGATCTGGTCATCACGCAACCGGATCAGCTTTTCGTCACTGCCGCGATACAGATACAGGCCGGCCTTTTTAGTCGCAAATTCCAGGTCTTTGGTTCCAAAGATCAAATTGTCTTCGTAAACCAAACCGTCATTGATAATCGTGTTGGTAACATCGGCGTCGATGCCTTCGCAAAACGGTTGCCACTGACCGGTGTAGGTTTGAAAAATCCCAAGCGTTCGTTCACAACCGACGACAAATGCGCCAGCGGTTTGACATTCGAACGCGAATCCCGGGCGACCGGGCAACTGGAACGACTGGTTCTTTTTTGCGCCCACATCGTAAATGTTAATGCTGCCGACGGTGGAATCGCTGCCGTGCTGAATTCCAACCCAACTGAATTGCCCCTCGCCCATCGCAATCGGTCCCTCGGGCAAGAATCTTAGAGCGTCGGAGTCAGGAATCCGCAAGGAACGGGCTTGGCGTGTTTCAGTCATGAGATCGATGGTTCGCGAGAGGAACTTGAAAGGGATCAGCCAAAGTTTTAGAACGTCAGGCAGTCGAGAGGTAGCCGCTATGATACGGTTCCTTACGATTCCACTCTCGATTTCTCGTTCGATCACTCGTTCGGATCAAGTGTTGGAAGTTTCAATTTCGGATGTCCACGTTTCGCACTCCTGTATTTAGGTTCGCTGCTCGATGTCGTCACTTTCCATCATGCGTCGGTTCAGTTTCTGTGCCGGGCACCGTTTGGTCGGCCACGAAGGCAAATGCCAAAACCTTCATGGCCACAACTATGTGGTCGAGATCTACGTCACTGGCCAAGAACAAGACTCGGTTGGCCGAATTCTGGACTTCAAGCAGTTGAAGGTTTCGGTCAACGGTTGGTTGGATGACAATTGGGACCATGCGTTCATCCTGTGGGACCAAGACGAAAACGGCTTGGCCGCGATCCGTTCGTCAAAGCCTCATCGAATTTACGAACTCGACTGCAACCCGACAGCCGAAAACATGGCGTTGCATCTGCTGAACGTCGTATGTCCCCAAGTGCTTGAGGGAAGCGGCGCGACGGCGTTCAAGGTTCGATTGTGGGAGAGCGAAGAAACCTGTGCCGAGGTAACAAATTCAGACCGATGAAAGTTTGCCAACTCAACCATGTCGCTTTGCATGTGGCAGATGTCGCGCGAAGTGCAGAATTTTACCGAGACACGCTGAACCTGCCTGTCATGCCTCGGCCGGCATTCGACTTTCCCGGCGCCTGGTTCCGGTTGGGCGTTGACCAGGAATTGCACCTGATCGGCGACCGAGACCAACCGGTTCACTCGCATCACCGGGGCGGGCACTTGGCATTGATCGTTGATGACCTGGACCAATGGGAATCGCACCTCGACCAGCGAGGTGCGACACGCTTGCCTCGCAAGACGCGGCCAGATGGCGCCCTGCAAACGTTCGTCCAGGACCCGGACGGTCACTGGATCGAACTCTGCGTGCCACCGGCGGGTTAGAAGATTAACCGCTACTCGCCACTCGCCGCCTACTTGTGTGGCGTGTGACAAGCTTTGCAGTTGGCGGCTTTGGTCAGTTGCTCGCCAGCGTTTTCTTTGCCGTCGATGACAGCTTGGCTTGATTTGACTAGAGCTGCGGTCAGTTTGTCCCAGCTCTCTTTCTCGCCTTTTTCAGGTGTGTTTTTCGCAAGCGCGACCATCATCGCGTGAAGTTCCTTCTTCTCTTCTTCGGAAGCTTCGCCACCGGCGACCTTCTTCAGCAGCGGTCCCTTCATCGCCTTCTTCATGATTTCTTTGGTCTTGTACTTCGGCGCAGCGTCATCGGCGTCTTCGGCTCGGCTTGGCATCGCAGTGGTTGTGGCCAACATGCCAGCAACGGTCATCAGGGTCCAGAACTTTTTTGACATCAACATGCTCTTTCAAATGGTGGGGAAACAAGAAAAACAGTAGTGATCAAATCGGCGCCGCAGCTCGCCATTGGCCGCTTCGCCAGATAGCGAGTTTCGAAAGCTAGTTTTCGATCCAGGATCGCAATAGGTTCAAATCCGACTTCATGGCGGCCAGATGCTTTGGCACCAACGCGGGATCCTTGTGATCAATGTACTCTTCGTGCAAAGAGACTGGGCCGTCAAATGTGTTCAAACGCAACGCACCGACCTCTTCTTTGCCGACGCGTCCTTCACCCAGTGGCACGTTGACCAAACGGTTGCCATCCCAGCGGAAATCTTTCACGTAGATCGCTCCAATCTTGGGGCGAATCAGATTTAGTGCGACCGGCCACGACATGCCACCTTCGGCGATTGCGTGACGAATGTCGTAGGCGACGCTAATGTCGGCCGTGTCAATTCCATCAAGGCCAATGTGCAGGTCCCAAATCGACGAACCAAAGTATTTATTGCCGGCGTGATTCTGGTAGAGACCTTGGACGCCGAAGTCGTGGTTCATCGCGGCCAGGTCGCGAAGCTGAGGACGCCACGCTTCGATCTGCGCGGCGATATCGCGGTTCAATTCGTATTTCAAGTACTGCATTCGATACTTGGTGATCCCCAGCGTTGCGGCCGTTCGCAGCACTCGCTCAGTCAGCGGGTCCGACGCGTCGTTGATGTCCGAGGTCAACACCATTACCGTCAAATCACGTTTGCCGAGCGCTTCGACCAGTCGCGGCAGGTCTTCTTCGACAGATTCGGGTTCGACGTTACCGCCTTCGCGAACCGGCGCTTCGATGCCATCGAAACCCGCTTCCGCCATTGAATCGGCCAATTCGTCAAACGAGAGAGAATTCAGCGGCTTTGTGAAAACGCCAATTCGAGGTTTTCGCGCTGCCGACGACTCGCTCGGATCTTGGGCCGCGGCCGGCGGAAGGACGAGAGGTCCCGCAACCAGCGATCCGATTGCCGATGCACAGGCCGCGCAACCAGACGTTGCGATAAAGTTACGACGGTTCGTTTTCACAGGGACAACTACCAAAGGAAAATTGGGTGACACAGAACCAATGGGCGACACGGAACCGATACGACGCAAATCAAGGTTGTGCATGATAGCGATCTTGGAGAGCGTTTTGGAATCGAAACGAAAATCTTAATCAGCCCAAGGTTGCCGGGTGGTTCAATAACCCCACCCGGCGAGGCTCGCTGAATGAGAATTTGAAGTCTTCTTTAAGAACTCCGCTCGCGTTTTGACGTCCCCCCCCGAAGGCGAGCCAACTTGAGGAAAAAATCTCATGATTGGATTCTTTTAGGGAACTTTTATCCACCAAAGCCGTTCCTAATAATCCGATAGACTGACACAACCGACATTATTTCCACTCACCCGGGGGGGTAAAGCGAATGCCAAATTGGCAAAAAGCGTTTTTGCTAGACCGGGCGTTCGTTTGGTTAACTCAGTTTGCGTTTCTTTTGCGGGCCGCATTTTCCCCCGCATTGGCCTCGTCCGGCTCGACTGCTGGGCAACGAACAGAGGGCGAAATCCCCCTAATTTCGGGATACTTGGCCGATCCGACTTTTGCTTTTTGGGGGCAGGGGAATTACCCTCGGACCCTGGTGAACGTCCAGACCTGCGCCGCTATGGGGCTGGCTCTTCTCACGTTTACGTCTTTCCTTATTTTCATCCTGCAGAGCATCCTCACCCATGGTCCAACCTCGACCAACCGCGAAAACGCGGCGCCAGCTTCGTACCGAAAAACGACGTTTGCAGTTGGAGTCACTTGAGCGGCGTGAGCTGCTAGCTGCCGAATTATTGGGAACCGTCACTGCGGAACCACATGCAATATTCGCGCCAGGTACGCCTCAGGACTACATCGACCAATGGGAACAGGACCACGACGATTCACCGTCGCCAGCGCCTGGCGATTCGAGCAGCCCGATCAATTTGTCGGCATCGCGTTGGGTCAACACCAGCGTCGGCACAAGCCCGAACATGGGCGATGGATCGACGATCTCGTGGAGTTTTGTGCCGGACTCGACCGATGTCGCGGGCAGTGCATCGCCTGCTCAAAGCAATTTGATCGCGTTCTTGGACGGACTGTACGGTGGTAGTGGTGCCACAATCCAGTCGCGACCGTGGTTCCCATTGTTCCAGAATGCATTTGACGAGTGGGAACAGAACTCTGGCTTGACGTTTGTCTACGAACCAAATGACGACGGAGTCGCACAAGGCGGCCAGGGCGGCGGCGTGACCGGCACGCGCGGTGACATTCGCATCGGCGGTGCCAATATCGACGGCAACTTTGGCGTTCTTGCCTATGCGTTCATTCCGACCGGCAACGGCAACAACGGTGTCGATGGTGACGTCGTCTTCGACACGGCCGACGTCTTTTACCAAAACAATTCGAACGGCGCAAATGGCGAGAACCGTGCTCTGCACAATGTGCTGATGCACGAGATCGGCCACGGGCTTGGTCTGCTGCATGTCGCACCAGTCAACCAGTCCAAATTGATGGAACCAACGGTTTCGCTCGCCTACCATGGGGCTCAGCACGATGATTTGTTGGCAATCAACAGCCTTTACGGCGACCGATTCACCAACAATGACACCAGTGCGACCGCGGCCGATCTGGGCGTGCTCGACGAGACGCCGATCCAGTTGTCAAATGTTTCGATCGACAGCAATTCGGATATCGACTGGTACAGCTTTGACATCGAAGCAGGCCAGTTGCTGACACTGGCGGTGGCGCCCGACGGACAACAATACATCGTCGGTCCCGATGACGACAACAACGCGACGAACGTCAACCGCAACACAAAACGAAACAGCGACCTGAGTTTCGAACTGTACGACGAAAGCGGCACGTTGTTGTTGTCGCGCGACGTTAACGGCTTAGGCGGAAACGAAGTTGCTGCGGCAACCGTGATCACTCAGTCCGGCAAATACAAAATTGCGGTGATTGGCAATTCGACCAATGGCATGATCGCAGGCGATGTCACGCAAACACAGTTCTACACGCTAACCGCACAGCGTTCGGACTTGTCCGACCCGTCGCTGATCGCTGTGGCGACCAACGGTGGCGACCTGTTCGATTTGGACCCGGCAGACCAGTTCAGCAACGTTCGTCACACCGCGCCGAATGAGTTGACGTTGACGTTCGGCGGTACGCACGCCATCGACCCTGCCACGCTCGGCGCAATCTCAGTTCAGTACAGTGAATCGGGTAACTTTGCCGTCGACGCCGTCGAAGTAAAAATCGGTTACACCGGTTTGGACAGCGCTGGACGAAACGCTGTCGTTCGCTTTGCCGAAAACCTCAAGGACGGTTTTTTCCAGGTATCGGTCACTTCGGAACTGACCAGCGTGGCTGGCATTCCGTTCTTGCCATCTTCACCTGAACCGGTCGCCGGCGACCCGCTGCTGACGCGTGAAGTGATCGCGTTCGAAGTCGAACTCGGTGCCAAGGTGATCGCCGTTGTTCCACAACCGATCGTAGGTGGCGCAGCGAGTGCGAACCAAATCGACGTCTACTTTGACGATGCGGACTTGTTCCGCGCCGGTTCAACGATTGGTAACGCGGCGTTCTATCAACTGATCGATACTCAAAACACGGTAACAACCGAAGACGACACCATCGTGATTCCGTCGTCCGTCGTCGTCGATACGGTGGCTCGCAAAGTCACGTTGACATACCCAGCCAACTTAGACACGTATGTCGCCGACGGTGACTCGCTGCGTCTTCGTGTAGGTGACAATTCGGACTTCACCACAATCAATGTCGTTCGACAAACGGTTGCAGGCGCCGAGCCAGGCCTAACCAAAGCGACTGCGACGAATGTTACGGCTTCGCCAACGGGCAATTGGTCGACCGTGATCGTCGGCCAACGGATCTCGAACATCGGCGCGACTCAAGTCACGCCAATGGTCGACAATGCGGGCGGCATTTTGGAACCCGGCCACCGCGATATCGAAGTCGAAGACCACTACATCAGTCCCGGATCGCGTGACTCGAACAATTCGATCACATCGATTCCGTATACGTTCCTGCGAAACTCTTCGTACGGTGTGAACAGCCAAGGCGACGCGTTGTTCAACCAGATGAACGCGGAACAAGAGAAACGCTTCCTCGAGATTTTGGACATCTACAGCGCTCGCTTGGGCATCGATTTCTACGAGACCGAGAGCTCCGGACTGCGGCTGATTGTCGGCGACTTGTCGACAGCCGACCCGACGACCGTCAGTGGCCCCGGCGGAACGGCCGGATTGGGCGGCCCCGGCGGAGTAACGATGGACGCGCTCGACTTTACGAATTCGCAATCGAATCAATTCGGACAAGGCTTCTTTGATGTCGCATTGCACGAAATTGGTCACGCGATCGGACTCGGACATGCATACGATTTGGTTCCTGGAACCATCCAGGGCGGCAATGGAAACTATCCTGATTCGACTCGATCGGGCCCCGGCACCGAATGGGAATTCCCGGGCGAATCCGACATCATTCACGGCGCATACTTGCATCAACTCGAGTCGCTCGATGTTGACCTGTACCGCATCAACGTCACCGAAAACGGTGTGCTGAAGATTCAAACGATGGCTCAACGGTTGGCGGACGCCAGTTTGTTGGACACGCGTCTTTCGCTTTACCGCGAAGACGCCACGGGCAAACTGCAACTCGTTTCGTCCAACGAAGACTACTTCGGCTCCGATTCGTTCATCGAGTTCTCGGTGACTCCCGGCAATTTCTTTGTCGGCGTTTCGTCGGAAGGCAACTCGCTTTACGATCCCAATTCGGGTCTGACGGCCGCCGGTGGTACCAGCGAGGGTGCCTACGAATTGCGAGTCGATTTCAAGAGTGAATCGGCGACGACGATGACGGACGTCGATGGCAGCCTGATTGACGGTGACCGTGATGGCACCGAAGGCGGCATCTACGATTTCTGGTTCGAACCGATCGATTCGACCACGATTTATGTCAACAAGGCGGGTGGCACGGGCGGCGGTGCGCTAGGGTCGCTAACGAATCCGTACACGAACATACCTGCGGCACTCGCAGCCGCCGAAGTCGCTGTTGCGGCTAGCGGTGGTGACGGGGTCGTGGTTCGATTGTTGCCAAACGGCGGCACGGACGCTGACATTGCAACGCCAGCGGACAACTTGGCTTACGAAATCGGCATCATTCAATCGCTCAATCGAACGCTTGATGACGGCCGCAACCTGATCCTGCCTGGCGGTGTCCATTTGGTGGTCGACGCCGGTGTCGTGATGAAGTTCTTGGACAGCCGCGTTTCGGTCGGCAGCGACGATGACGGGAACGATCGCAGCGAAGGATCAATTTCGGTCCAAGGCACGCCCGAAATCCCGGTCTACTTCACCAGCTATAACGATCGCACGCTGGGATCCAACAGCAACATTCTGAACACGGCAGTTGGCAACGGTGACTGGGGCGGTATCGAAATCCGCGCCGATGTTGACCGCGTCCAAGGCCGTGGCGACCTGTCACGACAGGGCATTTTCCAGAACTACATCAACCACGCCCAGTTCTCGTTCGGCGGTGGCACGGTATCGACGATCGGTCGAAACATCGATCCGATTTATCTATCGGAAGCTCGTCCCGAGATCTCGTACAACACGATCACGACCAGCAGCGGCGCGGCAATGTCAGCCGACCCGAACACGTTCGAAGTCACGACATTCACCGAGCCACGTTTCCAACGTTCGTCGGTTTCGGGGAACGGTTTCGCATCGGATTATGACCGCCAAGGGCCGAGCATCTACGGCAACACGCTGATTGGCAACTCGACCAACGGCCTGTTCGTTCGCATCGATACGCCGGCCGGTGGCGGCATCGAAACACTGACCGTCACGGCTCGCTTTGATGACACAGACATCGTTCACGTGTTGAGCGAGAATGTGTTAATCGACGGCAACGCCGGTGGTCCCGTCGAAGACTCGCGTCGCCCCAGCCCGATCCTTGGCGTTGCGCCAATGGCCGGCGGAGCATTGGCCGCGGGAACCTACCGATATAGCTTCACCTACGTTGATGAATTTGGTTACGAGAGCCCAGGCTCGCTTCCACAAACAGCCACGGTTACAGCGAACCAACAGGTCAGCCTAACAAATATCCCAGTCGCCAGCGGCAAATATGTTGCTCGGCGTCTGTACCGCAGCGTCGGTGCTGGCGACTTCTTGCTGGTTGCCGAACTCGATAAGTCCTCGCGTGACCACATCGATAATTTGACCACGCCAGCCCCGTCGGCAGCGAAACTGAACACAGCCGACGCAGCCGTGGTCCACGGTCGTCCCGATGGCACATTGGTGATCGATCCCGGCACATTGATCAAGAACCAAGGTGCTCGGATCGAGCTAGGTTTCGGTGCGACTTTGATTGCTGAAGGCGTCGAAGGACGCGAAATCGTGATGACCGGTCGCAGCGACGATCGTTACGGTGCCGGTGGCACGTTCGATACCGACGGCAATGGAACCAGCACAGCGTCGCCCGGTGAGTGGGCAGGCATTTACGGTGCACCGACCAGCCGCATTAGCATCGATAACGCGTACATCGCGTTCGGTGGTGGCGTTACCGGTGTCAACGGTGGCACTGCATCGTTCAACACGATCCAAGTTCATCAGGGTGAAGTACGTATCGCCAACACAATCTTCGAAGACAACGCAGACGGTGCCGGTGGCACTCAAGGCAACGCACGACGCGACTTTGCGCCGAACGCGGCCGGCACCCTGTACTTCACCAGCACTCAGCCGACGATCGTAGGCAACACGTTCGTCAACAACGCTGGTTCGGCAATCAGCATCAACGTCAACTCGATGACGTCAAACTTCAAGTCGGACTCGGGTCGTCAAACCGGCGACATCGACCTCTACGAAATCCCACCGGCCAACAACGGTCCAATCTTCCGCGGCAACACGCTTTCGGGCAACGACGTCAACGGCTTGACCGTTCGCGGCGAGGTGTTGACCACCGAAGTGGTTTGGGACGACACCGACATTGTGCACGTGCTGCGCAACGATATCGAAATTGGTGACTTGCACACCTTCGGCGGGATGCGACTGGAAAGCAGCTCGACTGAGTCGCTGGTCGTCAAAGCCGATAACGCTGAAATCTTGGCGACCGGTCGATCGCTGGACATCGACGATCGCATTGGCGGCCGTTTGATTGTGTTGGGTCAACCTGGTTTCCCGGTGGTCATCACAGCGCTTCAGGACAATACGATCGGCGCTGGCTTCACGCCGAGCGGTGCACCGCAAACCGAAACGATTCCCACCACCAATGGTCCACAAGCGGGCGATTGGCAAGGACTGCGTTTCGACGAATACAGCAATGACCGTAACGTCGCCACGGCGACTGAACGCGAAGGCTTGATCACCGGCTTT
The DNA window shown above is from Rubripirellula reticaptiva and carries:
- a CDS encoding SMP-30/gluconolactonase/LRE family protein, which encodes MTETRQARSLRIPDSDALRFLPEGPIAMGEGQFSWVGIQHGSDSTVGSINIYDVGAKKNQSFQLPGRPGFAFECQTAGAFVVGCERTLGIFQTYTGQWQPFCEGIDADVTNTIINDGLVYEDNLIFGTKDLEFATKKAGLYLYRGSDEKLIRLRDDQICSNGKAILKGEDGKLSLLDIDSPTRKIVRYDLDIAAGTLGDPTTVIDFEGDPAVPDGMIVTPDGTGIIVAMFHPGVAPFGQTRLYDLNSGELRCTWQTPGSPQNTCPALMPFEGQLKLVITTAVENFSPADCDACPNAGYIFIGDTDIKDLGQEVSPLFPR
- a CDS encoding glycosyltransferase family 2 protein — protein: MSNSDPGCVELSIVVPLYNESESVGPLVAQIESALVGVQNAAEKSAGEPYAAETCEIVLVDDGSLDGTYAAAVKACQTSSIPTNVISLRRNFGQTAAMQAGIDASRGRFVATIDGDLQNDPADIPRMVRHLKDNDLDLLCGRRERRQDAFILRKIPSWIANRLIGHVTGVKIHDYGCSLKVYRGEVIRDVKLVGEMHRFIPAWVAKITSPDRIGEIGVRHHARQFGQSKYGISRTFRVVLDLLSVLFFMRYRARPGHFFGSIGLVLAAIGTAMLSIVGFAKFGLGQDIGNRPMLIVGAFALCTAVQLIAIGILAEMVSRIYMELPGQGNYVIHQSQQSGAVSRNSSPKIFTSTDIDTPRRNAA
- a CDS encoding 6-pyruvoyl trahydropterin synthase family protein, whose amino-acid sequence is MRRFSFCAGHRLVGHEGKCQNLHGHNYVVEIYVTGQEQDSVGRILDFKQLKVSVNGWLDDNWDHAFILWDQDENGLAAIRSSKPHRIYELDCNPTAENMALHLLNVVCPQVLEGSGATAFKVRLWESEETCAEVTNSDR
- a CDS encoding VOC family protein, with the protein product MKVCQLNHVALHVADVARSAEFYRDTLNLPVMPRPAFDFPGAWFRLGVDQELHLIGDRDQPVHSHHRGGHLALIVDDLDQWESHLDQRGATRLPRKTRPDGALQTFVQDPDGHWIELCVPPAG
- a CDS encoding sugar phosphate isomerase/epimerase family protein; the encoded protein is MKTNRRNFIATSGCAACASAIGSLVAGPLVLPPAAAQDPSESSAARKPRIGVFTKPLNSLSFDELADSMAEAGFDGIEAPVREGGNVEPESVEEDLPRLVEALGKRDLTVMVLTSDINDASDPLTERVLRTAATLGITKYRMQYLKYELNRDIAAQIEAWRPQLRDLAAMNHDFGVQGLYQNHAGNKYFGSSIWDLHIGLDGIDTADISVAYDIRHAIAEGGMSWPVALNLIRPKIGAIYVKDFRWDGNRLVNVPLGEGRVGKEEVGALRLNTFDGPVSLHEEYIDHKDPALVPKHLAAMKSDLNLLRSWIEN
- a CDS encoding ArnT family glycosyltransferase — its product is MKPLRWLAENDIRFPLVLIVYFAMHVIVRGMLSSSLTYDEAEQVYLSQGWQIGYNGQPPLYTWLQIPLLTIVGKASFALPLLKNFFLLLTYVCVYFSIARATANRFAGIVASAAMLTMPQIAWESHRDLSHTVAALFAASWLMLAIVNVYKRPTLANYAVIGLATAAGLLFKYNFAIVLVAFIAAALSIEDFRKRILDPRILFSIVIAAVLVGPHFWWAIQNLDTASSKALTQLLPREAMTLGDRVSTGLIRLAGSTFSCCSVTIAVFAIAFRDHWLKWVWKPASTTKPNALVSKELLATTKLVERSMIGIAAVLLMLVMSGNAVETKNHWLQPFLFLLPAYLVLRLTPFGDTRIGDSNRSVVSQIGGARILTTAGIFAASVLTVLVGRTMSASVRGDYSWLNMPFDRVADQVAALPDAPQLIVATNVRFAGNLKAHVGNTPVATIADLKTDSRLQEAVESGIVLLIFESADYTADARLQIGHAPMELQSYETRLPYRYGKESDGHSFRFCQFRKSHKVAMVADANESRPPQVVGPTRSSVHLKR